Part of the marine bacterium B5-7 genome, TCCACGCTCTACGAACGTGTGAGTGCTGCCATTTTGTCTTTCGAAATATGCACCGCTTTCTTTGTTGCTGAGTTGAAACAATACGTACATCAGCCGGTGGATAATGTACAGAATGCGTTATTTAAGCCCGATACAACTGAGGCTGAAGGAACTACAGAAACGACAGTGGATTCTGGAAATATCTACAAAACGCTAACAAGCACGCAACCTCTTACAAAGATTGACGGTGAAATTAGGCAAGCAGGTGGTGACGAATTTTTCACTGCTTGGGTTTCACATGATTTACCTAAACAAGACAAACCAAAAGAACCTACTGTCTATTTAGGTACTCAGCAGCAGACTAAGGCTAGCACCGCTTAACCGCCAGTCAATGCTCGCTAGACGTGGGATAATTTGACCTGCCATCCCAGAGTTCGCCGAAGGCGAATGTCTGGGATCTAGATTCCAGACAACTATCAATACGCCGCAAATTCCAGGATGACAGTGTGGGTAATATTAAAGTAGAATGCTAAAACTACCCATAGGTATGATGAAGCGGGATCGAAGACCACTTTCAAAAAGCGTCGGCGGCAGGGATAGCGGGGTTACTGTTGTTACCCCAGGCTTGACCCGAGGCCTCCATCTATTACCATGGTACTTTCAGGAGATTCCGGCTCAAGGCCGGAATGACAGCAGTTCTCCCAAAACAATGGAGTATATATCTAACATGGCCGTACTAAAATCATCCCTAAGCAATAACACCCCGGACTTCCAAGCTAACACCGCGGCGATGCAAACCCTCGTCGACGATCTCAACGTAAAAGTCGCTTTGATTGCAAAAGGTGGTGGTGATGCAAAACAAGCACGTCATCAATCCCGCGGAAAACTGTTAGTGCGTGATCGCATACAAGCATTACTCGATCCAGGCTCACCCTTTTTAGAATGTTCGCAACTAGCCGCGCACAATATGTATGGCGATAACATTGCGTGTGCGGGCATCATCACCGGCATTGGTCGTGTGAATGGGATTGAATGTATGATCATCGCAAACGATGCCACCGTCAAAGGCGGCACTTACTATCCGATGACCATCAAAAAACATTTGCGCGCGCAAGAAATCGCTGAACAAAACCACCTACCCTGTATTTACTTGGTCGATTCTGGCGGCGCGTTCTTACCCCTACAAGATGAAGTATTTCCCGATAAAGAACACTTCGGCCGCATCTTCTATAACCAAGCCAATATGTCTGCCAAAAATATTCCGCAAATTGCGGTGGTGATGGGCTCTTGCACTGCCGGTGGTGCTTATGTGCCTGCGATGGCAGACGAATCCATCATCGTCAAAGAACAAGGGACCATCTTTCTCGGTGGTCCGCCCTTAGTAAAAGCCGCAACAGGCGAAGAAGTCAGTGCGGAAGATCTCGGCGGTGCCGATATACATTGTAAAACGTCTGGTGTTGCCGATCACTATGCGATTGATGATCATCATGCATTACAACTCGCACGTGACGCAGTTTCCCGTTTAAACCGAAAAAAGAAACACGATTTAGTTTTACAAACACCCTGCGATCCACTGCATGAAAAAAAAGAATTGTATGGCGTCATCCCTACCGATGCACGCAAGCCCTTCGACATCCGAGAAATTATACTGCGTGTTGTCGATGGGTCTGAATTCTCTGAATTTAAAGCCTTATACGGCACCACATTAGTCTGTGGCTTTGCCAATATTCACGGTTTTCCCGTGGGCATTATCGCCAACAACGGCATCTTATTTTCTGAGTCTGCTTTAAAAGGTACACACTTTATTGAATTATGCTGTCAACGTAAAATTCCCTTGGTGTTTTTACAAAACATTACAGGTTTTATGGTGGGCTCAAAATACGAAGCCAACGGTATTGCAAAAAATGGGGCAAAGCTTGTCACGGCAGTTGCCTGCGCGAAAGTGCCTAAATTTACCATGGTGGTAGGCGGTAGTTTCGGCGCAGGAAATTACGCCATGTGTGGTCGTGCGTATAATCCACGCTTTATGTGGCTATGGCCGAATGCCCGTATTTCTGTCATGGGTGGAGAACAAGCCGCAACCGTTTTATCGCTACTCCAAGCAGAAAAACAGCAACGTGCTGGCAAGAAATGGACAGCGGCAGATGAAAAAGCCTTTAAGCAGCCCATTCTAGATAGCTACGAAGAAAAAGGGCATCCCTACTACGCTAGCGCACGCTTATGGGATGATGGTATCATCGATCCTCAAGACACGCGCCGTGTGTTGGCCTTGGCCATTTCTGCGAGTTTGAATGCGCCAATCCAGGACACAGAAACTGGTGTAATACGGATGTAGGAAGCCCAATGTTTAAAAAAATTCTGATTGCTAACCGCGGTGAAATTGCTTGCCGCGTGATGAAAACTGCCCGAGAACTCGGTATAAAAACCGTGGCTGTTTATTCTGATGCAGATACCCATGCAATGCACGTGCAAATGGCCGACGAAGCGCATCATATCGGTCCATCTCCCGCAAGCGACAGTTATTTAGATCACGCACGCATCCTAGCGATTGCTAAACAAAGCGGTGCTGAAGCCATTCATCCGGGTTACGGTTTTTTGTCGGAAAATGCCGGCTTCGCTGAAGACTGTGAAAAAGCCGGTATTATATTTATTGGTCCCCCTGCTGCTGCGATTCGTGCCATGGGTTCCAAAAGTGTCGCAAAACGACGTATGGAAAAAGCCAAGGTGCCCATGTTGCCGGGTTATCATGGCGATAAACAAGATGAGAAAACATTACTGGATGCCGCGAAGAAAATTGGCTTTCCTGTGTTGCTAAAAGCTGCTGCCGGTGGTGGTGGTAAAGGCATGCGCCGCATTGATCATGAAAAAGATTTTTCTGCTGCATTCGCCGCAAC contains:
- the mccB gene encoding methylcrotonoyl-CoA carboxylase translates to MAVLKSSLSNNTPDFQANTAAMQTLVDDLNVKVALIAKGGGDAKQARHQSRGKLLVRDRIQALLDPGSPFLECSQLAAHNMYGDNIACAGIITGIGRVNGIECMIIANDATVKGGTYYPMTIKKHLRAQEIAEQNHLPCIYLVDSGGAFLPLQDEVFPDKEHFGRIFYNQANMSAKNIPQIAVVMGSCTAGGAYVPAMADESIIVKEQGTIFLGGPPLVKAATGEEVSAEDLGGADIHCKTSGVADHYAIDDHHALQLARDAVSRLNRKKKHDLVLQTPCDPLHEKKELYGVIPTDARKPFDIREIILRVVDGSEFSEFKALYGTTLVCGFANIHGFPVGIIANNGILFSESALKGTHFIELCCQRKIPLVFLQNITGFMVGSKYEANGIAKNGAKLVTAVACAKVPKFTMVVGGSFGAGNYAMCGRAYNPRFMWLWPNARISVMGGEQAATVLSLLQAEKQQRAGKKWTAADEKAFKQPILDSYEEKGHPYYASARLWDDGIIDPQDTRRVLALAISASLNAPIQDTETGVIRM